From the genome of Aspergillus fumigatus Af293 chromosome 1, whole genome shotgun sequence, one region includes:
- the glpV gene encoding glycogen phosphorylase, whose product MSSERRERKPSVGAPMPLQGPIGPGFSRPKHKRTYTGFGPAEIKSVEASIPEPLREAWKKHSATGFSNKDEFEKELVRHVETTLARSLYNCDELAAYSGTALAFRDRLIIEWNKTQQRQSFADQKRVYYLSLEFLMGRALDNAMLNVGMKDAAREGLKDLGFRIEDVINQEHDAALGNGGLGRLAACFLDSMATLNYPAWGYGLRYRYGIFKQEIVDGYQVEIPDYWLDFNPWEFPRHDITVDIQFYGWVRTYQDENGKTIHSWQDGEAVQAVAYDVPIPGYGTRTTNNLRLWSSKAASGEFDFQKFNAGDYESAVADQQRAETISAVLYPNDNLERGKELRLKQQYFWCAASLYDIVRRFKKTKRAWSKFPEQVAIQLNDTHPTLAIVELQRILIDQEGLEWDEAWTIVTKTFGYTNHTVLPEALEKWSVPLMQNLLPRHLQIIYDINLFFLQSVEKRFPSDREMLSRVSIIEESHPKMVRMAHIAIIGSHKVNGVAELHSDLIKTTIFKDFVKIYGPDKFTNVTNGITPRRWLHQANPRLSDLIASKLGGYDFLKDLTLLDQLEAYVDDKAFRAEWSEIKTANKLRLAKHIKDTTGYSVNPNALFDVQVKRIHEYKRQQLNIFGVIHRYLIIKAMSREEKEKLVPRVSIFGGKAAPGYWMAKTIIHLINRVAAVVNNDADVGDLLKVIFIEDYNVSKAEIICPASDISEHISTAGTEASGTSNMKFVLNGGLIIGTCDGANIEITREIGEQNIFLFGTLAEDVEELRHRHFYGDFQLDPQLSKVFEAIRSDMFGDASNFSALMSAIAEHGDYYLVSDDFNSYITTQEIVDEAFKNQDEWIAKSITSVARMGFFSTDRVISEYADSIWNIEPLEIRDD is encoded by the exons ATGTCCAGTGAACGTCGCGAGAGGAAGCCCTCTGTCGGAGCTCCGATGCCCCTCCAAGGCCCCATCGGTCCTGGCTTCAGCCGTCCGAAGCACAAGCGCACCTACACTGGTTTTGGACCTGCAGAAATCAAGAGCGTTGAGGCCAGTATTCCAGAGCCATTGAGAGAAGC ATGGAAAAAACAT TCTGCTACAGGTTTCTCGAATAAGGATGAGTTTGAG AAAGAACTGGTCCGGCATGTGGAAACCACACTGGCACGGTCCCTATACAATTGCGATGAATT GGCCGCGTATTCGGGCACCGCGCTCGCTTTCAGAGATCGCTTGATCATTGAGTGGAATAAAACGCAGCAGCGTCAATCTTTCGCCGACCAGAAGAGGGTCTATT ACCTTTCTCTTGAATTTCTCATGGGCAGAGCATTAGACAATGCGATGCTTAATGTTGGGATGAAGGATGCTGCCCGAG AGGGTTTGAAGGACCTTGGTTTTCGAATTGAGGACGTCATCAACCAAGAGCATGATGCCGCTCTGGGAAACGGAGGCTTGGGGCGTCTGGCCGCGTGCTTCCTTGATAGTATGGCGACACTGAACTATCCAGCCTGGGGCTACGGATTGCGGTACAGATACGGTATCTTCAAACAGGAGATTGTGGATGGCTATCAGGTTGAGATTCCTGACTACTGGCTTGATTTCAACCCCTGGGAATTCCCTCGACACGATATCACTGTTGATATCCAATTCTACGGTTGGGTAAGAACGTACCAAGATGAGAACGGCAAGACCATCCACTCCTGGCAGGACGGTGAAGCTGTTCAAGCTGTGGCCTACGATGTCCCGATCCCAGGATATGGGACTCGCACGACGAACAACCTCCGACTGTGGTCGAGCAAGGCAGCCAGTGGGGAGTTCGATTTCCAGAAGTTCAATGCCGGTGACTACGAGAGTGCAGTCGCGGACCAACAGCGTGCAGAGACTATCTCAGCGGTGCTTTATCCCAACGACAACCTagagagaggaaaagagtTGAGACTGAAGCAGCAGTACTTCTGGTGCGCTGCCTCGCTCTATGACATTGTCCGGAGGTTTAAGAAGACAAAGAGAGCATGGAGCAAGTTCCCAGAGCAGGTTGCAATCCAGCTCAATGACACCCACCCTACGCTTGCTATCGTTGAGTTGCAGCGCATACTGATAGATCAGGAGGGCCTCGAGTGGGACGAAGCGTGGACAATAGTAACAAAGACCTTTGGCTACACAAACCATACTGTCCTGCCGGAAGCGTTGGAAAAATGGTCTGTGCCTCTGATGCAGAACCTACTGCCCAGGCACCTCCAGATTATCTACGACATTAACCTGTTCTTTTTGCAGTCCGTGGAAAAAAGGTTTCCCAGCGATAGGGAAATGCTGTCCCGCGTATCCATTATCGAGGAATCACACCCCAAGATGGTCAGAATGGCACACATCGCCATCATTGGATCGCACAAGGTCAACGGTGTTGCTGAACTGCACTCGGATTTGATCAAGACGACAATCTTTAAAGACTTTGTGAAAATCTATGGACCAGACAAATTTACCAACGTCACCAACGGAATCACTCCTCGGCGCTGGCTCCACCAGGCCAACCCGCGCCTATCTGACTTGATTGCTTCGAAGCTTGGGGGCTATGACTTCTTGAAAGACCTGACACTTCTCGATCAGCTCGAAGCTTATGTTGATGACAAGGCCTTCCGAGCAGAATGGTCGGAGATCAAGACTGCCAACAAGCTGCGACTCGCTAAGCATATCAAAGACACCACGGGCTACAGCGTGAATCCGAACGCCCTGTTCGACGTCCAAGTAAAGCGAATCCACGAGTACAAGCGCCAGCAGCTCAATATATTCGGTGTCATCCATCGCTATTTGATCATCAAAGCCATGTcgcgggaagagaaggagaaactCGTGCCCCGAGTGTCTATCTTTGGCGGGAAGGCTGCACCAGGTTACTGGATGGCTAAGACTATAATTCACCTGATTAACAGAGTTGCGGCAGTTGTCAACAACGATGCCGATGTCGGTGATCTTCTGAAAGTCATCTTCATTGAAGATTACAATGTCAGCAAGGCCGAAATCATCTGTCCTGCATCAGACATTAGTGAACATATCTCCACTGCAGGCACAGAAGCCAGCGGGACCAGTAACATGAAGTTTGTTCTTAACGGGGGTTTGATCATCGGAACCTGTGATGGCGCTAAT ATCGAAATTACGCGTGAGATTGGGGAGCAAAATATCTTCTTGTTCGGGACACTGGCagaggatgttgaggagCTCCGTCATCGCCACTTCTACGGCGATTTCCAGCTCGATCCTCAACTGTCCAAGGTCTTCGAGGCGATCCGCAGCGATATGTTTGGTGACGCCAGCAACTTCTCTGCGCTCATGTCCGCAATTGCCGAACATGGTGACTACTATCTGGTCTCTGACGATTTCAATTCATACATCACAACGCAGGAGATTGTGGATGAAGCGTTCAAGAACCAAGATGAATGGATAGCTAAGTCCATCACTAGCGTGGCACGGATGGGATTCTTCTCTACTGATCGGGTGATCAGTGAGTATGCAGATAGTATCTGGAACATTGAGCCTTTGGAAATCAGAGATGATTAA
- the gpaB gene encoding guanine nucleotide-binding protein subunit alpha gpaB translates to MGSCFSTESPGDAEQKKRSQAIDRRLEEDSRRLRRECKILLLGSGESGKSTIVKQMKIIHQNGYTVEELALYRLTIYKNLLDCAKALIGAYHQFNLQPTSPKVREFIEFLSEYNIDPDPNTPLDPRIGDAVTYLWNDPCTSTALEHQNEFYLMDSAPYFFEEAKRIAAPDYIPNVADVLRARTKTTGIYETRFTMGQLSIHMFDVGGQRSERKKWIHCFENVTSIIFCVALSEYDQVLLEESNQNRMMESLVLFDSVVNSRWFMRTSIILFLNKVDLFRQKLPRSPLSNYFPDYSGGNDVNRAAKYLLWRFNQVNRAHLNLYPHLTQATDTTNIRLVFAAVKETILQNALKDSGIL, encoded by the exons ATGGGGTCATGTTTCAGCACAGAGTCACCAGGGGATGCGGAACAAAAGAAACGAAGTCAGGCCATTGATCGCCGGTTAGAGGAGGATTCCAGGCGACTACGGAGAGAATGCAAGATACTTCTGCTGG GGTCCGGAGAGAGCGGGAAATCTACAATTGTCAAGCAAATGAAAATCATTCATCAAAACGGCTACACAGTGGAGGAACTTGCGTTATATCGTTTAACGATCTACAAAAATCTCCTAGATTGCGCCAAAGCTCTCATTGGAGCTTACCACCAATTCAACCTCCAACCAACGAGTCCCAAAGTCCGCGAATTCATCGAGTTCCTTTCTGAATACAATATTGACCCGGATCCAAACACGCCTCTAGATCCTCGAATTGGAGATGCGGTCACCTATCTCTGGAATGATCCATGCACGTCCACTGCGTTAGAGCATCAGAATGAGTTTTACCTGATGGATTCTGCGCCATA TTTCTTTGAAGAAGCGAAGCGCATAGCGGCGCCTGATTATATTCCGAACGTGGCGGACGTCCTCCGAGCTCGAACAAAGACGACAGGTATCTATGAGACAAGATTTACAATGGGCCAGCTCAGCATACA TATGTTCGATGTCGGTGGACAGCGCAGCGAGCGAAAAAAATGGATCCATTGTTTCGAGAACGTCACGTCGATCATTTTCTGTGTGGCATTGAGTGAGTACGATCAAGTACTGCTAGAAGAGAGCAATCAA AATCGAATGATGGAAAGCCTGGTTCTTTTTGACTCTGTCGTTAATTCACGATGGTTCATGCGAACAAGTATTATTCTTTTCCTCAACAAAGTGGATCTCTTTCGACAGAAATTGCCCCGTTCGCCCCTGAGTAACTACTTTCCCGATTACTCTGGCGGTAATGATGTGAACCGGGCTGCCAAGTATCTCCTGTGGAGATTTAACCAGGTCAACCGAGCACACCTGAACCTATATCCACA TTTGACTCAAGCAACGGATACCACGAATATTCGTCTAGTGTTCGCTGCAGTCAAGGAAACAATATTACAAAATGCCCTGAAAGATTCAGGTATCTTGTGA